From one Nocardioides sp. Kera G14 genomic stretch:
- a CDS encoding ABC transporter ATP-binding protein: MSDLAVKLTGIGKRFPGVIANDDVNVTVRRGTVHALVGENGAGKSTLMKILYGVQKPDSGTIEIDGRPVTFSSPADAIAAGIGMVFQHFMLADNLTVLENVVLGAEKLYGSGEKARGRIRELASTYGFDLNPDRLVEDLGVGDRQRVEILKVLYRGARTIILDEPTAVLVPQEVDELFGNLRDLKSEGLTVLFISHKLDEVLAVADDVTVMRRGTTVATADPKGTTARQLAELMVGSELPSPSTESSTVTDVVELEVRDLALPDPHGGRDLLTDIDFVIRRGEIVGIAGVEGNGQAELVEAIMGMRKTTGVVSLAGEDITHWSTAKRRETGIGYIPEDRHRHGLLLDAPLWENRMLGHQTRRPNRTGPFVDRRGARKDTQRIVEAYDVRTPGIDTTARALSGGNQQKLIVGREMSGEPTLLIASHPTRGVDVGAQAQIWDAIKTARRNGLAVLLISADLDELIGLSDTIHVMLRGRLVGTVDPQNVTPQELGSAMTGAGATTSGADA; this comes from the coding sequence GTGTCTGACCTTGCGGTCAAGCTGACAGGCATCGGGAAGCGATTCCCCGGCGTCATCGCCAACGACGACGTCAACGTGACCGTGCGACGCGGCACCGTCCACGCCCTGGTGGGCGAGAACGGCGCAGGCAAGTCGACGCTCATGAAGATCCTGTACGGCGTCCAGAAGCCCGACTCCGGCACGATCGAGATCGACGGGCGGCCGGTGACGTTCTCCTCGCCCGCGGACGCCATCGCCGCCGGGATCGGCATGGTCTTCCAGCACTTCATGCTGGCCGACAACCTGACCGTCCTGGAGAACGTGGTCCTCGGTGCCGAGAAGCTCTACGGCTCGGGGGAGAAGGCCCGCGGTCGGATCCGTGAGCTGGCGTCGACGTACGGCTTCGACCTCAACCCCGATCGGCTGGTGGAGGACCTCGGCGTCGGTGACCGACAGCGCGTGGAGATCCTCAAGGTCCTCTATCGCGGCGCCCGCACGATCATCCTCGACGAGCCGACCGCCGTGCTCGTCCCGCAGGAGGTCGACGAGCTCTTCGGCAACCTGCGCGACCTCAAGTCCGAGGGGCTCACGGTCCTCTTCATCTCGCACAAGCTCGACGAGGTCCTCGCCGTCGCCGACGACGTCACCGTGATGCGTCGCGGCACCACCGTCGCGACCGCGGATCCGAAGGGGACGACCGCGCGCCAGCTGGCCGAGCTCATGGTCGGCTCCGAGCTGCCGTCCCCGAGCACCGAGTCCTCCACGGTCACCGACGTGGTCGAGCTCGAGGTGCGTGACCTCGCCCTGCCCGACCCGCACGGCGGCCGCGACCTGCTCACCGACATCGACTTCGTCATCCGCCGTGGCGAGATCGTCGGTATCGCCGGCGTCGAGGGCAACGGCCAGGCCGAGCTCGTCGAGGCGATCATGGGCATGCGGAAGACCACCGGTGTCGTCAGCCTCGCCGGTGAGGACATCACGCACTGGAGCACGGCGAAACGACGCGAGACCGGTATCGGCTACATCCCGGAGGACCGACACCGTCACGGCCTGCTGCTCGACGCGCCGCTCTGGGAGAACCGCATGCTCGGGCACCAGACGCGCCGCCCCAACCGCACGGGACCGTTCGTCGACCGCCGCGGTGCCCGCAAGGACACCCAGCGCATCGTCGAGGCGTACGACGTCCGCACGCCCGGCATCGACACGACTGCCCGCGCGCTGTCCGGCGGCAACCAGCAGAAGCTGATCGTCGGTCGTGAGATGTCGGGCGAGCCCACGCTCCTGATCGCCTCGCACCCGACCCGTGGTGTCGACGTCGGAGCCCAGGCGCAGATCTGGGACGCGATCAAGACCGCACGGCGCAATGGCCTCGCCGTGCTGCTCATCTCCGCCGACCTCGACGAGCTGATCGGTCTCTCCGACACCATCCACGTGATGCTGCGCGGCCGGCTGGTCGGGACCGTCGACCCGCAGAACGTGACCCCCCAGGAGCTCGGCTCGGCCATGACCGGCGCCGGCGCAACCACCAGCGGAGCAGACGCATGA
- a CDS encoding ABC transporter permease has protein sequence MKLDPRRVGLTLAAPVLAIVFAMIVTSLVLIAAGDPVGKVWSTIFSEPRARNVVNMINSASMLYLSGLAAAIGFRMNLFNIGVDGQYRVAAFVAAWVAGEAWLPGKANVVLTVVVAMAVGAAWAGIAGLLRVTRGVSEVITTIMLNSIASALVAYMLRKVAVVDGNNIHTKTIPVDSQLKGLSWISGAPNTIYTLVFLAILAGVVYWILLSRTVFGFNLRATGQSETAAVASGVNVKRMIVISMLLSGAVAGLIGLPLLFGDQHNYGLTFQTGLGFAGIAVALLGRNNPVGVAFAAFLFAFLNEQSNKLQLMAGVSNDIVNIIQGVIVLSVVVAYEVVRRVNNAAEQRAVARKLEVQEVAA, from the coding sequence ATGAAACTCGATCCCCGCAGGGTCGGACTGACCCTGGCGGCGCCGGTGCTCGCCATCGTCTTCGCGATGATCGTGACCAGCCTCGTCCTGATCGCCGCCGGCGATCCGGTGGGCAAGGTGTGGTCGACGATCTTCAGCGAGCCGAGGGCACGCAACGTCGTCAACATGATCAACTCCGCGTCGATGCTCTACCTCTCGGGCCTCGCGGCCGCGATCGGCTTCCGGATGAACCTCTTCAACATCGGCGTCGACGGCCAGTACCGCGTCGCCGCGTTCGTGGCGGCCTGGGTCGCGGGGGAGGCCTGGCTTCCGGGCAAGGCGAACGTCGTCCTCACCGTCGTGGTGGCGATGGCGGTCGGCGCCGCCTGGGCGGGCATCGCCGGCCTGCTGCGCGTCACTCGCGGTGTGAGCGAGGTGATCACCACGATCATGCTCAACTCGATCGCCTCCGCGCTGGTCGCCTACATGCTGCGCAAGGTCGCCGTCGTCGACGGCAACAACATCCACACCAAGACCATCCCGGTCGACAGCCAGCTCAAGGGGCTGTCGTGGATCTCGGGTGCGCCCAACACGATCTACACGCTGGTCTTCCTGGCGATCCTCGCCGGGGTCGTCTACTGGATCCTGCTCTCGCGTACCGTCTTCGGCTTCAACCTCCGTGCGACCGGCCAGTCCGAGACCGCGGCGGTCGCCAGCGGCGTCAACGTGAAGCGGATGATCGTCATCTCGATGCTGCTCAGCGGTGCGGTCGCGGGCCTGATCGGCCTGCCGCTGCTCTTCGGTGACCAGCACAACTACGGCCTGACGTTCCAGACCGGTCTGGGCTTCGCCGGCATCGCGGTGGCCCTGCTGGGACGGAACAACCCGGTGGGTGTCGCCTTCGCGGCGTTCCTCTTCGCCTTCCTCAACGAGCAGTCCAACAAGCTGCAGCTGATGGCCGGCGTCTCCAACGACATCGTCAACATCATCCAGGGAGTCATCGTGCTCTCCGTCGTCGTCGCCTACGAGGTCGTACGCCGGGTCAACAACGCCGCGGAGCAGCGCGCCGTCGCGCGCAAGCTCGAGGTCCAGGAGGTGGCGGCATGA
- a CDS encoding ABC transporter permease, which yields MSLTIKRPKLSWPVILLLIAAAILLIAIVRTVSDADDMASAGTVRAALRAAVPIGLAGLGGLWAERAGVVNIGLEGMMIMGTIGAGWAGYQWGMWAGVVAALAFGAIAGLLHAVATVSFGVDHIVSGVAINIIATGAAQYLAAQWFTGKQGGGPTQSPPVDTLPSITIPGVSDGLGKLAAHHWFFVSDLAALLDGFVSQLSILTVIAALLFVLTWWVLWRTTFGLRIRSVGEAPAAAESLGVDVYLYKYAAVIISGALAGLAGAFLVNDATVYREGQTGGRGYIGLAAMIFGNWRPGGLATGAGLFGYTDALRLRSGGASVHALLLLVAIVLIIAAVLFYRLRRSRGQAIGTVVFALVMLAIYLLIDEVPDDFTGMTPYLATLIVLSFAGGRLRPPAADGQVYRKGSAG from the coding sequence ATGAGCCTCACGATCAAGCGTCCGAAGCTGAGCTGGCCCGTCATCCTCCTTCTCATCGCGGCCGCGATCCTGCTGATCGCGATCGTCCGCACGGTCAGCGACGCGGACGACATGGCCTCGGCCGGCACCGTCCGTGCCGCCCTGCGTGCGGCCGTCCCGATCGGCCTGGCCGGCCTCGGTGGCCTGTGGGCCGAGCGGGCCGGCGTGGTCAACATCGGCCTCGAGGGCATGATGATCATGGGCACCATCGGAGCCGGGTGGGCCGGCTACCAGTGGGGGATGTGGGCCGGCGTCGTCGCCGCCCTCGCCTTCGGCGCGATCGCCGGTCTGCTCCACGCCGTCGCGACCGTGAGCTTCGGCGTGGACCACATCGTCTCCGGTGTCGCGATCAACATCATCGCCACCGGCGCGGCCCAGTACCTCGCCGCCCAGTGGTTCACCGGAAAGCAGGGGGGTGGCCCGACGCAGTCACCGCCGGTCGACACGCTGCCGTCCATCACGATCCCGGGCGTGTCAGACGGGCTGGGGAAGCTCGCCGCGCACCACTGGTTCTTCGTCTCCGACCTGGCCGCGCTGCTCGACGGCTTCGTCAGCCAGCTCTCGATCCTCACCGTCATCGCCGCCCTCCTCTTCGTCCTGACGTGGTGGGTCTTGTGGCGCACGACGTTCGGGCTGCGGATCCGCTCGGTGGGCGAGGCGCCTGCCGCGGCCGAGTCGCTGGGTGTCGACGTCTACCTCTACAAGTACGCCGCCGTGATCATCTCCGGTGCGCTCGCCGGTCTCGCCGGGGCGTTCCTGGTCAACGACGCGACCGTCTACCGCGAGGGTCAGACCGGTGGCCGTGGCTACATCGGTCTCGCCGCCATGATCTTCGGCAACTGGCGCCCCGGCGGTCTCGCCACCGGTGCCGGCCTCTTCGGTTACACCGACGCGCTCCGGCTGCGCTCGGGTGGGGCGTCGGTCCACGCCCTGCTGCTCCTCGTCGCCATCGTGCTGATCATCGCGGCCGTCCTCTTCTACCGCCTGCGTCGCTCGCGCGGTCAGGCCATCGGCACGGTCGTCTTCGCGCTGGTGATGCTCGCGATCTACCTCCTGATCGACGAGGTCCCCGATGACTTCACCGGCATGACGCCGTACCTGGCCACGCTCATCGTGCTCTCCTTCGCCGGTGGGCGGCTCCGTCCACCCGCGGCCGACGGGCAGGTCTACCGCAAGGGATCGGCGGGCTGA
- a CDS encoding cytidine deaminase yields MGTLTEQEWESLRLKAVEAAAHAYAPYSGYRVGVAAIADDGRFLTGCNVENASYGVGLCAECGLVSQLHLTGGGRLTHFVCVNGDGDVIMPCGRCRQLLFENGGATMELWTVSGVKPMSEVLPDAFGPDNLA; encoded by the coding sequence ATGGGCACGTTGACCGAGCAGGAATGGGAGTCGCTGCGGCTCAAGGCCGTCGAGGCGGCGGCGCATGCCTACGCGCCCTACTCCGGCTACCGCGTCGGCGTCGCCGCGATCGCCGACGACGGCCGGTTCCTCACGGGCTGCAACGTCGAGAATGCGTCGTACGGCGTAGGCCTGTGCGCCGAGTGCGGCCTGGTCTCCCAGCTCCACCTCACCGGTGGCGGGCGGTTGACCCACTTCGTGTGTGTCAACGGTGACGGCGACGTGATCATGCCGTGCGGGCGCTGCCGGCAGCTCTTGTTCGAGAACGGCGGTGCCACGATGGAGCTGTGGACCGTGTCGGGCGTGAAGCCCATGAGTGAGGTGCTGCCGGATGCCTTCGGCCCCGACAACCTCGCTTGA
- a CDS encoding cytochrome P450, with protein sequence MPSAPTTSLDLSSPSLVADPYPLFADERSRHAVAWLETDAGAGTLLTFTHAAASEVLRDRRLQRLWKDKQPAEVMEPFNLLHRNQMMENEPPVHTRLRRPVAAAFNRGHIDRLRPRVVSLATSLLDEVDPSGFDVIAAYAEPLPVLVIAELLGVPASHADDLRDWSQAIVKMYEPAPSEATVASAVRAAEDFAALVRDLVAVRRRTPADDLISDLVATDLSEDEVVASVVLLLNAGHEASVNVFGNGLVSMLRHGRRHMNKPSTLPVQDVGVTVEEMLRFDSALQLFERTAAEDLTVAGVEVRKGQKVAALLGAANRDPAVFGPTVDEFDHGRDPNPHLAFSAGIHFCLGAPLARMELTESVGALIRRFPALHLIDAESRGTFVLKGYSKVTVSRDINHSRA encoded by the coding sequence ATGCCTTCGGCCCCGACAACCTCGCTTGACCTGAGCTCTCCCTCGCTCGTCGCCGACCCGTACCCGCTCTTCGCCGACGAGCGGTCCCGCCACGCCGTGGCGTGGCTGGAGACCGACGCCGGCGCAGGCACCTTGTTGACCTTCACCCACGCCGCGGCGTCCGAGGTGCTGCGGGACCGCCGCCTGCAGCGGCTCTGGAAGGACAAGCAGCCGGCGGAGGTGATGGAGCCGTTCAACCTGCTCCACCGCAACCAGATGATGGAGAACGAGCCACCGGTCCACACCCGGCTGCGCCGTCCGGTCGCAGCCGCCTTCAACCGCGGCCACATCGACCGCCTCCGTCCCCGCGTGGTGTCGCTGGCCACGTCGCTGCTCGACGAGGTCGACCCGTCCGGATTCGACGTCATCGCCGCGTACGCCGAGCCCTTGCCGGTCCTCGTGATCGCGGAGCTCCTCGGCGTGCCCGCCTCGCACGCCGACGACCTGCGCGACTGGTCCCAAGCGATCGTGAAGATGTACGAGCCTGCGCCGTCGGAGGCGACGGTGGCGTCCGCCGTCCGCGCCGCGGAGGACTTCGCCGCCCTGGTGCGCGACCTCGTCGCCGTACGACGCCGGACGCCGGCCGACGACCTGATCAGCGACCTGGTCGCCACCGACCTGAGCGAGGACGAGGTGGTCGCGTCCGTCGTGCTGCTGCTCAACGCCGGCCACGAAGCCAGCGTCAACGTCTTCGGCAACGGGCTCGTCTCGATGCTGCGGCACGGGCGCCGGCACATGAACAAGCCGAGCACACTGCCGGTGCAGGACGTCGGCGTCACCGTGGAGGAGATGCTCCGCTTCGACAGCGCACTCCAGCTCTTCGAGCGCACGGCAGCCGAGGACCTCACCGTCGCGGGGGTCGAGGTGCGCAAGGGCCAGAAGGTCGCAGCGCTGCTCGGTGCGGCCAACCGCGACCCGGCGGTGTTCGGTCCGACGGTCGACGAGTTCGACCACGGCCGGGACCCCAACCCGCATCTCGCGTTCAGTGCGGGTATCCACTTCTGCCTGGGCGCGCCGCTGGCACGCATGGAGCTGACCGAGTCCGTGGGTGCGCTCATCCGCCGCTTCCCGGCTCTGCATCTCATCGACGCGGAGTCGCGAGGCACGTTCGTTCTCAAGGGCTACTCGAAAGTGACGGTGTCACGTGACATCAACCATTCCCGCGCATGA